The region CCTAACACTGGCCTCTACCGGCTGTATCCCACTTTCACTGCCAAAAATGTAGGATTAGACTCTAAAGGAATgtaaaagttggacacgactgagcgacttcactttcacttttcactttcgtgcatgggagaaggaaatggcaacccactccagtgttcttgcctggaggatcccagggacggggggagcctggtgggctgccgtctatggggttgcacagagttggacacgactaaggcgacttagcagcagcagcaaaagaatAGAGACTGTGTTTTCTGACTCTAAATCATGTGCCCCTACCATCCCCACAGGTTTTAGGGCAGGCACTTACCATGCAGCATGTGCCAGCAGGAACCTCACGACTGTGTTACACACAGAATTTGGACCAGGAGCCCTGGGACTCAAGCTACGTTATTCCTGGGAAAGGATCCCTAAACGCCCGGTGTGCACAGTGAGAACTGATGGTCATGGCTAGGCTCTGACACAAGCTCCCTGTAGCCAGAAGAGAGAAGATGCGTCTTCTATCCCGCCCCCCTCGCCCcgcgtacacacacacaacactcacCGCTGGGAGGAATTCTTACAAAAATCTCCTTGCTGAAGCTGGAAAATTTCTTACTACCAACAAAAGCTGTATTTGTTTATGGAACTTTATGGATGAAGCAGGGAAATGAGATAAACTACATATAATACACGCAAATGTCTGATATACTGTTCCCATCTTACTGCTGCTTAAAAAATGCTTTCCTATTTCAAAAGTGTTCTTTGAGAGCTGTCTTTGCTTCTGATTTTGACAGATTTGCTTTATACTCAGAACATactctctggtagctcagacggtaaagcgtctgcctgcaatgccggagacccgggtttgatccctgggtcgggaagatcccctggagaaggaaatgtcaacccactctagtactcttgcctggaaaattccatggacagaggagccttgtaggctacagtccatggggtcacagagttggacgcgactgaacgaCTTCGCTTCAGAACATACTCTAAGTGGCGCTGGTgctaaagattccacctgccaatgcaggagatgtaagagacacagggttcaatccctgggttgggaagatcccctggaggagggcatggaaacccactccagctttcttgcctgggaaatctctgatgtaggagcctggccagctataatccatagggttgcaaagaatccgaTGCTACTGAAACAATTCAGCCCCtctacacacacacccatgctgAACATACTTGCATGATGACCTCTTTAATATCtaacaaatatacatttttcttataccttgcttccctggtgattcagatggtaaaacatctgcctacaatgtgggggaattgggttcgatccctgcgtctggaagatcccctggaggaggaaatggcaacccactccagtactcttgcctggaaaattccatgtactgaggaggctggtgggctacattcctgTCATTGCTGAGAACTAAAATCTGCATTCTTTATTAATATGCATTTTTGTTGCTGATTCACATACATGGCATTCTCATTGCTTCTGTTGGGGGAAACACATTGACTGAAACTCCCCACTCTGGCTAGAAATCTTAGTACATATTTGCATGAATTATTTTACCACAGGAAGTCCTGGTAAGGAACTAACAAGACACCATCAACAATCTGGGAAAAGTCACATTTTCCACAGTCTGGGAAAAGTCAAATGGAGACTCCATGTGTTCTACCACGTTCCAGAAGCCTTCTCGTTGACATCCaccttggctgagcaatgcgtgcaccaccaggaaggatcCTGAGTCAGAATGACCAGCCAAGGACAACCTGGAAATCAATTCCATTAACATAAAACCCTAGATTGTGAGTCACgaggcagagcagtcctcctgggttccctcaccatCCTGGCCTCTGCCTGGGCAttccttcccaataaagtctcttactttgtcagcaagtgtgtctccttggacaattcatttctgagtgttagacgtGAGTCCCCTTTTGAGCTCTGGAAGGGGTTCCCCTTCCGCAAAtctcctgctccttcctcctgACTTGACCACAGAAACACAAGGCCATAAAGTCAGCAAAGCAAGAATTATCAAAGGAGCATTTGGACCAGGACCAGGGGACCAAAATAAATGGCTGAAGAAAATGTCATGGAAACAACTGGCCTCAAGAAAACAATCAGCCGTATGTGACAATTATTGTTCagtcacagtcgtgtctgactcttcgtgaccccatggactgcagcacagcaggcgtccccgtccttcactgttgccctgagtttactcagactcatgacaactgatgatgccatccaaccatctcatcctctgtcacccctcctcttcctgccctcaatctttcccagcaccaaggtcttttacaatgagtcggcGCTTCACATCAGGctgagtattggagcttcagcttcagcatcagtcattccactGATTATTCAGGGTCAGCTGCTCTCTGAATAAAGTCattttccttgcctcaacacctgcCTCTCAGATTCATTCATTGGCCTGTCGTGTGGAGAGCAGAGCGAACTTGGGCTCGGTAACAAGAGGACATCTCCTAGAATTCTGCTACTCCCTATTTTGGCTGCAAACCCACAAATGACGCCAGAAGCCAAGGAAGTCACCAGTGGGAAATATCAAAGCAATCTGCCCCTGAATGACTGTTTACAGTGAAGCTTCCCCCTGAATTAGGATGGGTATGTGTTTGTCACTCAGCagcatccaattctttgcaaataTTCTGCTTTAGAGCACTCAGATCTAAGAAATGCAGGAGTTTCCTATCTTTACCAGAGTTGAACCAAGTTAGCACAGATGCACTACTTTTTTTCTGCTCTCCCTCTGCATAAATTATCTAAGAACATTCTTCACACTCATCTCCCACATTCCACATAGCCATTGCACTAACATGTGAATGCACTCACCTGGCCACAGGTGATTGAGTTCATAGTGCCTGTTATACAAAGATGGTTCAACCAAACTATTTATTGCAGCTGTTCAAATAAGAACCAAGAGAAAGTATTTATCTCTCTTTGTCtgtagttgtgtttttttttagacTGGGAATTGTTTTCCATATCTTCCTCAGTATTGACTGGAGAAAATTTAAAGTCAGACATCAGGGAGATAGAGGACAATCAAACAGATGTATAAAAAGTATgtatgcatttttcatttttgttttcctttacccATGAGTTAACGACTGACACACACAAAGCAACCATgactaataaataatattttttcatcttatttgttttataacaaAGGGAAGCATGATAATACAATTTCGGGAGATTTAACACTTTGAGCCCAATTCACAAATTTAGAGTATTTGACATAGCAATGTGTCTACAGAAGGGCTAGTATCACAAAGTTTAAAGAGAACGCTAATATAAGTACACATCAATTTCCAAACCAAGGCagtaaattatatctcagtttaGCAAAAAATGACCACATTTCTGTTTTCTGGTGTTGCACTATCCATTTGACATACATCCCATATAGTTTCAATAAagctatttgttttaaaattatttctataagGTTACAGATTGGCAATAAAGCTATCTAATTGCAATAAGTTATATATttgcaacctattccagtattcttgcctgaagaatccctcagatagaggagcctggcgggctacagagtGTGGGGTGTCAAAGAATTGGatgcaactaagcaactaacattaTCACTACTACTACGTATTTGCAGTAAAGTTATGTGCACATTAACCATTGACAGCTTACATATTTTCACATAAAATCAGCTAGTTTATATTGGAGTTTTTATTCTTCTACACTTAGCCATTTGCATTTTACCTTCTTGACATTatactgtttattttcctttgaaatgtgATTAGCtgagtatgtgtgcatgtgtctttGTGTTTCTGTAGTAATAGCATCTGGAACAGAGTAAGTGAGAGAAGGCTAGGGAACGtgtgagaagaaaacaaagaatagaagaaaaactACCATAAATTTGTGCATTCAACTCAGACAGCAGTTTTGTAAACAGCACTCTTTTACAccaattcatatttttttctttaccagaTATGTGTGTTTTTCCAGGGATAAAGGAAATTATAGTTGGCATGTTTACTGTTGCTATTAAAAGGATATTCCTGAATTTAGACTTAAGCAACTCTGCAGGAAATAATTCCATAAATAAAACTGGAAtcaatttaaagtttaaaaagtttgaTATATGTTGTATATAACACTCATTACAAACTATAAATTGTGAAAAAATATgcatcaggaaaaaataaattgaccACTGCAAATACTCTACATGGCTAGTTTCATGTGATATTGTCACTTCTGACTCTAAACACTGAATTGCTTATTTCCATAACCCAAATTTCTTTATAAGTTATCCCTATTTCTGAGAACCCAAAGGAAATATTGAATGATTAGATGACACTTCCATAGTTTCATATATAACTTCAGTAACTTTGCTTATATATAAttggatacatgtatgtgaatATGAATGGActtaattaattagaaaatactCTAATGAGAAACTAACTAACATCAAGCTTTTCAAATTTCAATGTACTCTATTTAATGCAGAAAATTTACGAAACAATCACAGCAATGAAGGGACCCTTTTCCTAGTAATCACATTCCATAAAGCCTTCTTTACTTCCTTATTCCGGAGGCTGTAGATCAGAGGATTCAACATGGGGATCACCACTGTGTAGAACACAGAAGCTACTTTATCCTGAGTCAGGGAGTAGCTGGAAGTAGGTCTCAGATAAGTGTAGATGGAGGTGGAATAGAACAGGATGATGGCTGTCAGGTGAGACGCACACGTGGAGAACGCCTTGCGCCTCCCCGCCCCTGCATGCACACggaagatggagaagagaatgtaGGAGTAGGAGGTGAGAATCACCAGCAGAGCCCCAACCATATTCACACCAGCGAATGTGGAAAAGATGCTTTCTTGCAGGTGTGTGTCAGAACAGGAGAGCTTAAAAAGTGGAGGAGtgtcacagaagaagtgatgGATGGCGTTGGAACTGCAGAATGGCAAGCTGCTCACATAACCTGTGTGAACCATGGAGTTCACCAGGCCTGCTGTAAAAGCCCCTGCGGCCATTTTCAGGCAGACCGTCCTGGACATGATCAAGGAGTAAAGAAGAGGGTTGCatatggccacatagcggtcataggccattaACCCGAAAAGGATGCATTCAGTTGTGGCCAAGGCTATAAAGAAGTACATCTGCAGGAAGCAACCAGCAAAGGAGATGGTTTTCTCCTCTGATAATAAATCTACCAGCATCTTTGGGGTGATGGTGGATGAATAGCAAACATCCACAAAGGACAAGTTAgccaggaagaagtacatgggtgtGTGAAGTCGGGAATCAGCTCTGATTAAGAGGATCATCCCAACATTCCCCACAACTGTCACTGTGTAAatcacataaaaaaagaaaaagaggacaaCCTGCTGCTCCCgtgtgtctgctaatcccaagagGATGAACTCAGTCAGCAGAGTATAATTTTTTCTGGCCATTTGTCACAGGTATAGTATGCTTAAATTTACATTAGGCCCAAAGTTTACAGGAAATAGTACAAATACGAATGAGTTTCAGTGGTTAGCATGTAGAAAACCTAACTGCTAGGGTCATAGAGCATAGTAAATACTAAAACTAACATAATAGTTAAGTTAGTAGAAAAAATGAATGCCCGTTGGAATTTATTAAGCAGTTGTATCACATTCGGGTTGAGGGATTAAAAAATGACTGGTCAAGGTCCACATATTTCatttcagattaattttttttttggcaaatccAGTATCTATGTTGTATTCTTTCTCTTCTAGCCCACatacaaaatatagaatatagaCATGTCCTTGCTGAAGTCTCTCCCATATCATCTGAACAGACACTTAACTTTaactcaaatacattttttttcttctcctcaagATCAGTCTGTATGTTCTTCAACCCATTGATTCATGCATCACCACCTGGAAATTGCTTTTGTGTTCTCCAAGCAGCAGAAGTAGCCCATTTCAAATAACCAAAATTTTGGCATGCATTATATTGTTAagaggaggagggcaaggcaacccgctccagtatgcttgcctggaggattccatggacagaggagcctggtgggctacagtccatggggtcgcaaagagtcagacacgactgggtgactaatcacagcacagcatATTGTTGAGAATGATTTTGTAGTAAAGCAACAACCATTCTCATCACAAACCACACTGTCAAATGAATGACATATCGTAACAGACACTGTGTCTGTCCATGGCAGTGAATGACAGTACCAAGTTCTTACTGCATTCTTCCCAGTACTTACTTACTTCgtcaagtattttcttttttgtcaaaaTCTCTGATAAATCAGTTCaggcacaaaaataaaaagacagttttcatgttttaaatgaaatgaaaatcgGTGAAAATTTGAATTAGCTCTTTGTAAAAATTTGAGACAACTTCTAAGTATATACACATTGCTGCCTCTTTATTTTGTTCTCCTTAAAAAAGGTTGGGTACACCTGAGGACTGGCTTATAGATTTTGATTGTGAAATCAACCCTCTAAACGCAGAAACTGCAGTCTCAAAAGTAATTAAAATGTGATCACGCCCAGGGAGATGGAATCAAACACTAGTGCGATCTTCATCATAACACGGTTCCTGATCTctgtcttttttaagtttttgctttatttaaaaaatggttatttAACTGCCTCTTTCTTTGTAGTGTTAGCAGCTTAGTCCAAATGGGTATATAACCTACAACCATACTACTGGCCTTCCCTGTGTGGGTTTGTGTGTATCCCTCCCCTTAGAAgagtaattttaacttttattccaCATTTGTTCTTGAGTTAAATTAATCAGAAGGAGAAAATAACTACTAACCGCCTGCCtgcatgaatatttattgacCGAGATGAACATCATGGACCACAGCTGGTTGAGGCCGATGACAACTTTAGGAGAGAGAATGTAGGAGTAGGAGGTGAGGGTCACCAGCAGAGTTCCCACCATATTCACACCAGGAAATGTGGAAAAGATGATTTCATGCAGACGTGTGTCAGAAAGGAGAGCTTAAA is a window of Cervus canadensis isolate Bull #8, Minnesota chromosome 11, ASM1932006v1, whole genome shotgun sequence DNA encoding:
- the LOC122450506 gene encoding olfactory receptor 5F1-like, whose product is MARKNYTLLTEFILLGLADTREQQVVLFFFFYVIYTVTVVGNVGMILLIRADSRLHTPMYFFLANLSFVDVCYSSTITPKMLVDLLSEEKTISFAGCFLQMYFFIALATTECILFGLMAYDRYVAICNPLLYSLIMSRTVCLKMAAGAFTAGLVNSMVHTGYVSSLPFCSSNAIHHFFCDTPPLFKLSCSDTHLQESIFSTFAGVNMVGALLVILTSYSYILFSIFRVHAGAGRRKAFSTCASHLTAIILFYSTSIYTYLRPTSSYSLTQDKVASVFYTVVIPMLNPLIYSLRNKEVKKALWNVITRKRVPSLL